The following proteins are co-located in the Candidatus Endomicrobium procryptotermitis genome:
- the rfbC gene encoding dTDP-4-dehydrorhamnose 3,5-epimerase, which translates to MPFIFRKLDIPDVFVIEPKKFEDERGFLGELFQESAFKDAGIRRHIRQINLSKSSKGVLRGLHYQLNPHAQGKFVRAVCGKIFDVAVDLRKNSQYFGKWVGIELDSQSLNMVFIPEGFAHGFEVLSESAEFEYFCTEIYNPEHERGILYNDPFLNISWKTKNPIVSQKDTSYPLFENAEYNF; encoded by the coding sequence ATGCCATTCATCTTTAGAAAACTTGATATTCCTGACGTATTTGTGATTGAGCCTAAAAAATTTGAAGACGAAAGAGGTTTTTTAGGGGAATTGTTTCAAGAATCAGCTTTTAAAGACGCCGGAATCAGAAGACATATAAGACAAATCAATCTTTCAAAATCGTCAAAGGGTGTTTTAAGAGGACTTCACTATCAGCTTAATCCTCACGCTCAGGGAAAATTTGTGCGTGCAGTTTGTGGAAAAATATTTGACGTAGCGGTAGATTTGAGAAAAAATTCTCAATATTTCGGAAAATGGGTGGGAATAGAGCTTGATTCGCAAAGTTTAAACATGGTATTTATTCCAGAAGGTTTTGCGCATGGATTTGAAGTACTTTCCGAGAGCGCCGAGTTTGAATATTTTTGCACGGAAATTTATAATCCCGAACATGAAAGAGGAATTCTTTACAATGATCCCTTCTTAAATATTTCGTGGAAAACAAAAAATCCGATAGTTTCACAAAAAGACACTTCTTATCCTTTATTTGAAAACGCCGAATATAATTTTTAA